The Deltaproteobacteria bacterium region TGGCCCGGGCGCGCGACGAGGCGCCCCGCGGCTTCCGGCGCGCGCTCGGCGCCGGCCCCACGCCGCGCGTCGTGGCCGAGCTCAAGCGGCGCTCGCCGAGCAAGGGCCTGATCCGGGCCGACTTCGACCCGGTGGGCATCGCAAAGGCCTACGCCGACGCCGGCGCCGCGGCGATCTCCGTGCTGACCGACGAGCGCTGGTTCGGCGGCGCGCTGGCGCTGCTCGAGGCGGTGCGCGCGGCCGTGGCGCTCCCGCTCCTGCGCAAGGACTTCGTCGTCGACCCCTACCAGGTGGACGAGGCGCGCGCGCACGGCGCCGACGCGGTGCTCCTGATCGTGCGCGCGCTCCCCCCCGGCGCCCTGCGCGCGCTGCGCGAGCGCGCGGAAGGCCTCGGCCTCGACGCGCTGGTCGAGGTGCACGACGAGGCGGAGGTCGAAACGGCCCTCGCCGCCGGCGCCGACCTGATCGGGGTCAACAACCGCGATCTCGCTACCTTCGCGACCGACCTGGCCGTGAGCGAGCGGCTGGCGCCGCGGCTGGCGGCGCGGGGAGTGGTGGTGGTGGGCGAGAGCGGGATCTTCACGCACGCGGACGTCGCGCGGCTCGAGGCTGCCGGGGCGCACGCCGTGCTGGTGGGCGAGTCTCTGATGCGCGAGCCCGACGTGGGCCGCGCGCTCGCCCGGCTCAGGGGGAGGTCGTGAACGTCCGGGTGAAGATCTGCGGGATCACCAGTCCCGACGACGCCGAGGCCGCGGTCGACGCCGGTGCGGACCTGATCGGCCTCAATTTCGTCACGGGCTCGCCGCGCTGCCTCGCGCTCGGCGACGCCGAGCGGATCGCCGAGCAGGTCGGCGGGCGGGTGGAGCGCGTGGCGGTGTTCCGCAACCCCGACCCGCGCGACATCGAGCGCGTGCTCCGGCGGGTCGAGGTGGAGCGCATCCAGCTCCACGGCGAGGAGGAGCCCGAGGAGGTCGAGGCGATCGAGCTGCCGACCATCAAGGCCCTGCGCGGAGCTGACGAGGAGGGGGCCTCGCGCTACCCCGGGTCGATCCTGCTGCTCGACCATCCGACCGCGGGCGGCGGGCGCGGGCAGGCCTGGAACTGGGCCGACGCGGGGGTCCTCATCGAGCACGGCTACGACGTGATCCTGGCCGGCGGGCTCGACCCCGAGAACGTGGGACAGGCGATCGAGGACGCGGGCGAGCTCCTGCCCTGGGGCGTGGACGTCGCGACCGGCGTCGAGAGCGAGCCCGGGCGCAAGGACGCTGCGCGGATGCGCGCCTTCGTCGCGGCGGTGCGGCGCGCGGAGGCGGGCGGGTGAGCACCGCTCCCGCGCGCGCCGGGCGCTTCGGCCCCTACGGCGGGCGCTACGTCCCCGAGACCCTGATCGCAGCCCACGACGAGCTCGCGGAGGCGTACGCGACGATCCCGGCGACGCCGGCCTTCCAGCGCGAGCTGGCCGCGCTGCTCCGCCACTACGCGGGGCGACCGACCCCGCTCTACTTCGCGCGGCGCACGAGCGAGGAGCTCGGCGGCGCGCGCGTCTACCTGAAGCGCGAGGACCTCGCCCACACCGGCGCCCACAAGATCAACAACGTGCTCGGGCAGTGCCTCCTGGCGCGCCACATGGGCAAGCCACGGGTGATCGCCGAGACCGGTGCCGGCCAGCATGGCGTCGCCACCGCGACGGCGTGCGCGCTCTTCGGTCTCGAGTGCGAGGTCTACATGGGCGCGGAGGACGTCGAGCGCCAGGCGCTCAACGTGTTCCGCATGGAGCTGCTCGGCGCGCGCGTGCGGCCGGTCACGAGCGGCTCGCAGACCCTCAAGGACGCCATCAACGAGGCGATGCGCGACTGGGTCACCAACGTCCGCACCACCTACTACTGCATCGGCTCGGTGATGGGCGGGCATCCCTATCCCACGATCGTGCGCGACTTCCAGCGCGTGATCGGGGTCGAGGCGCGCCGCCAGATCCTGGAGGCGGAGGGCCGGCTCCCGCAGGCGCTGGTGGCCTGCGTGGGCGGCGGCTCGAACGCGATGGGGCTCTTCCATCCCTTCCTCGACGACGTGGAGGTCGCGCTCGTCGGGGTCGAGCCGGCGGGGGAGGGGATCGGCAGCGGGCGGCACGGGGCGGTGCTGTGCGCGGGCGTGCCCGGCATCCTGCACGGCCAGCGCACCCACGTGCTGGCCGACGACGACGGCCAGATCTTCCCGGCCCACTCGATCTCGGCGGGCCTCGACTATCCCGGCGTCGGCCCCGAGCACGCCTGGCTGCGCGACAGCGGGCGCGCCCGCTACGTGGCCGTCCGGGACGAGGAGGCGCTCGACGCGTTCCTGTATCTCTCGCGCATGGAGGGGATCCTCCCCGCGCTCGAGAGCGCCCACGCGATCGCCCACGTGCGCCAGCTTGCGCCGACCCTGCCCAAGGACGCGCTCGTGATCGTGTGCCTCTCGGGCCGCGGCGACAAGGACGCGCCGCAGGTGCGCGAGATCCTGAAGGCGCGCGCGGCGAAGGAGAGGGCCGCGTGAGCCCCGCGGATCCGAGGAGCGGCCGCCTCGCGGAGCGCTTCGCGGCGCTGCGGGCGCGCGGCGAGAAGGCGCTGATCCCCTTCGTCACGGCCGGCGACCCGGACCTCGGGGTCACCGAGGCGCTCCTGCCCGCGCTCGCGGCGGCGGGCGCCGACGCGATCGAGCTCGGCGTGCCCTGGTCGGACCCGGTGGCGGAGGGCCCGACGATCCAGCGCTCGAGCGAGCGCGCCCTGCGCGCGGGCACCACCCTGCGGCGGGTCCTGAACCTCGTGAAGAGCGTGCGTCCGACCCTCGAGGTGCCGCTCGTGCTGATGGGCTACGCGAACTCGTTCCTGACGATGGGCGAGCAGCGCTTCCCCGAGGCGGCGCGCGAGGCGGGGATCGACGGCGTCATCACCGTGGACTGCCCTCCCGAGGAGGAGCCCGGCTACTTCGCCGCGCTCGAGGCCTGCGGCGTCGACGGGATCCTGCTCGCGGCGCCGACGACCCGGCCCGAGCGGCTCGCGATGCTGGCCCGGCGCACGCGCGGCTTCCTCTACTACGTGTCGCTCACGGGCGTCACGGGCGCCCGCCGGGAGCTGCCGCCCGAGCTCGAGGAGAACCTGGCGCGGATCCGAGCGGTGTCGCAGGTGCCGGTCTGTGTCGGCTTCGGGATCTCGACGCCCGAACAGGCCCGCCACGTGGCGCGTCTCGCGGACGGCGTGGTGGTGGGCTCGGCGCTGGTCGACCGGATCGCGGGCGCCCCCTCGCGCGAGGCGGCGGTGACCGAGGCCGCGAGCTTCGTGGCGTCGCTCGGGGCGGCGCTGCGCGGCTGAGGCGATGGGGGCGATCCGGCAGCTCCGCCCCGGGGACGAGGCCGAGCTCTCCCGCTCCTTCGAGCGATTTCCGGATACGACCCTGTTCCAGCTTCAGCCGCGGATCGCCTCGACGCAGCGCAGGAAGTTGCCGCCGAGCACCTTCCGGATCCGCTCCGGGCTCCAGCGGCGGCGCAGCATGTGCTCGACGAGGCGCGGCAGCTCGAGCGGGCTGCGCAGGTCGCGCGGGGGGTGGATGGCCCCGTCCCAGTCGCTGCCGAGCGCGGCGAAGTCCTCCCCCACGGTCTCCACGATGTGCGCCAGGTGCCGCACGACGGCGTCGGAGCGGCCGCCCCAGTAGGGCTCGCCGAGGAAGCTCGACTGGTACATCACGCCGACCACGCCCCCCGAGTCCGCGACGGCCTGGAGCTGGTCGTCGTCGAGGTTGCGCCAGTGCTTGTGGACGCCGTTCACGCCGGTGTGGGTGACGACGAGGGGCAGGGAGGGGTCGTGCACCGCGACCGCGTCCCAGAAGCCCTGGCGGTTGATGTGGGCGAGATCGACCAGGATCCGCTTCTCGTCGAGGCGGCGGACGAAGTCCTTGCCGAAGTCGGAGAGCCCCTCGTCCTTGCGCGCGCCCGCGGCCGGTGAGCTGGTGACCCCGATCCGTGACGACGAGAGATGGACCAGCGTGATCCGCACCACCAGGTCGTCCGGGATCCGGTCGAGGTCGTCGAGGTGGCGGTCGAGGGCGTTGCCGCCCTGGATGCCGAGGAAGGCGCCGTGGCGCCCGGCAGCCGCCGCGCTCCGGTACTCGCGCGCGTTGCGCACGATCGCCACCTCGTCGGGGACGCTCTCGAGGATGCCCTGGAGGCGGCGCAGGTTCTCGAGGAAGACGAGCGGGCGCCGCTCGCGCCGGCGCAGCGGGTTGGTCGTGATCACCCAGATCGCGCCGCCGAGCCGGGCCTCGCGCACGCGCGGCAGGTCCACCATCGAGAGCACCCGCGCACCGGTCGGGCCGTGGCCGTGCCGCGCGCGGAGGTCGTAGCCGAAGAGGCG contains the following coding sequences:
- the trpC gene encoding indole-3-glycerol phosphate synthase TrpC, producing MSAPRDVLAEILAHKREEVAAAKQAVAPGAMRARALARARDEAPRGFRRALGAGPTPRVVAELKRRSPSKGLIRADFDPVGIAKAYADAGAAAISVLTDERWFGGALALLEAVRAAVALPLLRKDFVVDPYQVDEARAHGADAVLLIVRALPPGALRALRERAEGLGLDALVEVHDEAEVETALAAGADLIGVNNRDLATFATDLAVSERLAPRLAARGVVVVGESGIFTHADVARLEAAGAHAVLVGESLMREPDVGRALARLRGRS
- the trpB gene encoding tryptophan synthase subunit beta, producing the protein MSTAPARAGRFGPYGGRYVPETLIAAHDELAEAYATIPATPAFQRELAALLRHYAGRPTPLYFARRTSEELGGARVYLKREDLAHTGAHKINNVLGQCLLARHMGKPRVIAETGAGQHGVATATACALFGLECEVYMGAEDVERQALNVFRMELLGARVRPVTSGSQTLKDAINEAMRDWVTNVRTTYYCIGSVMGGHPYPTIVRDFQRVIGVEARRQILEAEGRLPQALVACVGGGSNAMGLFHPFLDDVEVALVGVEPAGEGIGSGRHGAVLCAGVPGILHGQRTHVLADDDGQIFPAHSISAGLDYPGVGPEHAWLRDSGRARYVAVRDEEALDAFLYLSRMEGILPALESAHAIAHVRQLAPTLPKDALVIVCLSGRGDKDAPQVREILKARAAKERAA
- a CDS encoding membrane dipeptidase; its protein translation is MGLPGIRDLRSDPALWARELDVSREAVELYLASDVIDLHVDSFIWTRLFGYDLRARHGHGPTGARVLSMVDLPRVREARLGGAIWVITTNPLRRRERRPLVFLENLRRLQGILESVPDEVAIVRNAREYRSAAAAGRHGAFLGIQGGNALDRHLDDLDRIPDDLVVRITLVHLSSSRIGVTSSPAAGARKDEGLSDFGKDFVRRLDEKRILVDLAHINRQGFWDAVAVHDPSLPLVVTHTGVNGVHKHWRNLDDDQLQAVADSGGVVGVMYQSSFLGEPYWGGRSDAVVRHLAHIVETVGEDFAALGSDWDGAIHPPRDLRSPLELPRLVEHMLRRRWSPERIRKVLGGNFLRCVEAIRG
- a CDS encoding phosphoribosylanthranilate isomerase, translating into MNVRVKICGITSPDDAEAAVDAGADLIGLNFVTGSPRCLALGDAERIAEQVGGRVERVAVFRNPDPRDIERVLRRVEVERIQLHGEEEPEEVEAIELPTIKALRGADEEGASRYPGSILLLDHPTAGGGRGQAWNWADAGVLIEHGYDVILAGGLDPENVGQAIEDAGELLPWGVDVATGVESEPGRKDAARMRAFVAAVRRAEAGG
- the trpA gene encoding tryptophan synthase subunit alpha encodes the protein MSPADPRSGRLAERFAALRARGEKALIPFVTAGDPDLGVTEALLPALAAAGADAIELGVPWSDPVAEGPTIQRSSERALRAGTTLRRVLNLVKSVRPTLEVPLVLMGYANSFLTMGEQRFPEAAREAGIDGVITVDCPPEEEPGYFAALEACGVDGILLAAPTTRPERLAMLARRTRGFLYYVSLTGVTGARRELPPELEENLARIRAVSQVPVCVGFGISTPEQARHVARLADGVVVGSALVDRIAGAPSREAAVTEAASFVASLGAALRG